From the genome of Chionomys nivalis chromosome 19, mChiNiv1.1, whole genome shotgun sequence, one region includes:
- the Wdr4 gene encoding tRNA (guanine-N(7)-)-methyltransferase non-catalytic subunit WDR4 isoform X2, whose product MASSAGLALCGQTLVVRGGSRFLAISTASSDDDCVFTYDCSAAEKSTPEEKGENGQPVDKGSDTILASTFSKSGSYFALTDDSKRLILFRTKPWQCLSVRTVVRRCTALTFTTSEDRVLVADKSGDVYSFSVLEPDGRSRLELGHLSMLLDVAVSPDDQFVLTADRDEKIRVSWAAAPHSIEAFCLGHTEFVSRIFVVPNHPELLLSSSGDGTLRLWEYRSGCQLQCCDLASLQEPAEHQGHKGLAASRIAFWGQESYVVLLCECVPVVFIFQLDASRQQLVFRQQLTFPHRVWDVVFEETRGLWVLQDCRDAALVLWRPVGDQWQAVPEDAVSQRLGSHLRENWTMLEGAVGADEGFRSLYKATFDNMTSYLKKKEERLQQQLKKRQRSPLPGSPERTKKACPGQSALTC is encoded by the exons ATGGCGAGCTCCGCGGGGCTGGCGCTGTGCGGGCAAACGCTGGTGGTGCGGGGCGGCAGCCGGTTCCTGGCCATCTCCACTGCGAGCAG TGACGATGACTGTGTCTTCACGTACGACTGCAGTGCTGCGGAGAAGTCCACCCCAGAAGAGAAAGG GGAGAATGGACAGCCCGTAGACAAGGGGAGCGACACGATTCTGGCGTCCACCTTCTCCAAGTCTGGCAGCTATTTTGCTTTAACTGATGACAGTAAGCGTCTGATTCTTTTCCGTACAAAACCATGGCAATGTCTGAGTGTCAG GACTGTGGTACGGAGGTGCACTGCCCTGACTTTCACAACCTCGGAGGATCGAGTCTTGGTGGCTGACAAGTCTGGAGATGTCTACTCCTTCTCGGTGTTAGAGCCTGATGGACGTAGCAGGCTGGAGCTTGGACACCTCTCCATGCTGCTAGATGTG GCCGTGAGTCCTGATGACCAGTTTGTGCTCACTGCGGACCGGGACGAGAAGATCCGGGTCAGCTGGGCTGCTGCTCCGCACAGTATCGAGGCTTTCTGCCTGGGACACACAGA GTTTGTGAGCCGCATCTTTGTTGTGCCCAATCACCCTGAGCTGCTGCTTTCCTCGTCTGGG GATGGCACCTTGAGACTCTGGGAGTATAGGAGTGGCTGCCAGCTGCAGTGCTGTGACCTGGCCAGCCTACAGGAGCCTGCAGAGCATCAAGGACACAAG GGATTGGCTGCATCTAGGATTGCATTCTGGGGACAAGAGAGCTATGTGGTGCTTCTGTGTGAGTG CGTTCCTGTGGTCTTCATCTTCCAGCTTGATGCCAGCAGACAGCAGTTGGTGTTCAGACAGCAGCTGACTTTCCCTCATCGAGTGTGGGATGTCGTCTTTGAGGAGACTCGGGGGCTGTGGGTTCTGCAGGACTGTCGGGATGCTGCCCTCGTGCTCTGGAGGCCCGTGGGTGACCAGTGGCAG GCTGTTCCTGAAGATGCTGTGTCCCAGAGACTCGGCAGCCATCTCCGTGAAAACTGGACCATGCTGGAAG GCGCTGTTGGTGCAGATGAGGGTTTCCGCAGCCTCTACAAGGCCACCTTTGACAACATGACCTCTTAcctgaagaagaaggaagagagactgCAGCAGCAGTTGAAGAAACGACAAAGAAGCCCCCTCCCGGGGTCCCCAGAACGGACCAAAAAGGCGTGCCCAGGGCAGTCGGCCCTTACTTGCTGA
- the Wdr4 gene encoding tRNA (guanine-N(7)-)-methyltransferase non-catalytic subunit WDR4 isoform X1: MLLDVAVSPDDQFVLTADRDEKIRVSWAAAPHSIEAFCLGHTEFVSRIFVVPNHPELLLSSSGDGTLRLWEYRSGCQLQCCDLASLQEPAEHQGHKGLAASRIAFWGQESYVVLLCECVPVVFIFQLDASRQQLVFRQQLTFPHRVWDVVFEETRGLWVLQDCRDAALVLWRPVGDQWQAVPEDAVSQRLGSHLRENWTMLEGAVGADEGFRSLYKATFDNMTSYLKKKEERLQQQLKKRQRSPLPGSPERTKKACPGQSALTC; the protein is encoded by the exons ATGCTGCTAGATGTG GCCGTGAGTCCTGATGACCAGTTTGTGCTCACTGCGGACCGGGACGAGAAGATCCGGGTCAGCTGGGCTGCTGCTCCGCACAGTATCGAGGCTTTCTGCCTGGGACACACAGA GTTTGTGAGCCGCATCTTTGTTGTGCCCAATCACCCTGAGCTGCTGCTTTCCTCGTCTGGG GATGGCACCTTGAGACTCTGGGAGTATAGGAGTGGCTGCCAGCTGCAGTGCTGTGACCTGGCCAGCCTACAGGAGCCTGCAGAGCATCAAGGACACAAG GGATTGGCTGCATCTAGGATTGCATTCTGGGGACAAGAGAGCTATGTGGTGCTTCTGTGTGAGTG CGTTCCTGTGGTCTTCATCTTCCAGCTTGATGCCAGCAGACAGCAGTTGGTGTTCAGACAGCAGCTGACTTTCCCTCATCGAGTGTGGGATGTCGTCTTTGAGGAGACTCGGGGGCTGTGGGTTCTGCAGGACTGTCGGGATGCTGCCCTCGTGCTCTGGAGGCCCGTGGGTGACCAGTGGCAG GCTGTTCCTGAAGATGCTGTGTCCCAGAGACTCGGCAGCCATCTCCGTGAAAACTGGACCATGCTGGAAG GCGCTGTTGGTGCAGATGAGGGTTTCCGCAGCCTCTACAAGGCCACCTTTGACAACATGACCTCTTAcctgaagaagaaggaagagagactgCAGCAGCAGTTGAAGAAACGACAAAGAAGCCCCCTCCCGGGGTCCCCAGAACGGACCAAAAAGGCGTGCCCAGGGCAGTCGGCCCTTACTTGCTGA